The window TCTAACACGGGAATCAAATGTTCTAACCCGGGAATCAAATGTTCTAACACGGGAATCAAATGTTCTAACACGGGAATCAAATGTTCTAACCCGGGAATCAAATGTTCTAACACGGGAATCTAATGTTCTAACACGGGAATCTAATGTTCTAACACGGGAATCTAATGTTCTAACACGGGAATCTAATGTTCTAACCCGGGAATCAAATGTTCTAACACGGGAATCTAATGTTCTAACACGGAATCAAATGTTCTAACACGGGAATCAAATGTTCTAACCCGGGAATCAAATCTTCTAACACGGGAATCAAATTTTCTAACACGGGAATCAAATGTTCTAACACGGGAATCAAATGTTCTAACACGGGAATCAAATGTTCTAACACGGGAATCAAATTTTCTAACACGGGAATCAAATGTTCTAACACGGGAATCAAATGTTCTAACACGGGAATCAAATGTCCTAACACGGGAATCAAATGTCCTAACCCGGGAATCAAATGTCCTGACACGGGAATCAAATGTTCTAACACGGGAATCAAATGTTCTAACACGGGAATCTAATGTTCTAACACGGGAATCAAATGTTCTAACACGGGAATCAAATGTTCTAGCTTTTATTCAAATGTCAATATTGAAGTTCAATTTAGAGTCCTTGACAGTGCTCAGTTGATCGTGAAACTCTCCAGTGTCCAGTATGTAGACTGACCAAAAGGGAATTGAAAGAATTAAAGATGAACccaaattataatattttatttattttttaaaacatatagatCAATcaagtataggcctacatattataaatgttacagttattttataatttaaaaaatgtaactatactattttagtttcattataaatctaaataaaaacaacatacaatGAACACTTTTACATTCtccattttacaaaaaatctatgACTTCTCATTAAAGTGATAAGGCTGCAAAATAAAATCCTGGTTTCAAAATCTGGGTTTATCAGCCATGGTCACAGGACGTCATTAAAATTTGACCAGATTTAGAAGTAAAAGATCAGCTGATGATCGGGCTGGTTAATATTGACTCCATATTTTATCTCCATGGGTGCCTCTTTAAAATAGCCTCCCTTAGAAAGGTCAAGTTCAAATGTGATTTGAACTTCGTTTTCCGCAGATCACGTGTGTAAACATTATACTCGACCCAATCACCATTCGTAAACGAAagtctcaacactgacctgcaacgtcacaataTGTGGGCAGTGgaaaccaatagctcgttgccatgttGTACGTACTTGTGATGTCGCAACGtgctattggtctaaattgcCCACAAGTTGCAATGTTGCAggccagtgttcaggccttctacgACGATTGGTCTCGACCAAAATCAACAGGAATTAAAAGGTGAAAATGAAACACTTTAAAAATGACATAAAACAATTGTTTCactaaaaatatgtataatttaaaaaaaaaaatggttaaaacAAGTACTATACACTTAATAAAAAATCTATTCCCACTTTATGTTCAAATTTTATAGCACcggtaaatttaaaattttatattttatttgttatagaaaaagaaagtggaAAAGAAATTTGGCCAGAACCCAAGACAATTATTACACGACACTAACAACTTAGCTAATCAGCCACAATGCTatgtgcacaatttcaactcAATATAATGATTCAATTTTCTGTTACAAGTGATTTTTACATTGACGAAAAATTAGGGAACACATAAAGtaggaattaaaataaaagctttaaaaaattatgacatGCTCTTTCAAAAAGCCTCCACGTTATCTGTCTAAGCACAGTATTAAATCTACATTGATGAGATTAAATATACAAGAGTATTTAGGCCTCAGTACGAGCTGGGACAACAGATTATTTTTTCTACAGTTTTGATTTCAGCAATAAATATCAAACGTATAAGACATTGATACACGACACAGGTTTTGTCAAAGAATGATAAACACTGTTATATGAATCTCTTTGGTTAGCtcaataaattaacaaattcaAATTGACTCATGGCTATATTTTTCAGATTACAAACTGATCTAGCCATTTTACGCTGGAGATTCTAGATATGCatttttcattaataaattaataaaaaaaagagaaaaagatccTAGCTATGGAACTAAGGTTTTATAGAAGGATTGTAGGGATCATTAAAATTGCACCCAAAAGACGAAATCCCCAACAGATCAGCATCACTATGGAGATTAGTCCCAGTGATGACCTTCAGACATGGAGGTCAATGGAGGTCAATACGAGGACAGCGCCCAGTGATGACCTTCAGACATGGAGGTCAATACAAGGACAGCTACCAGTGATGACCTACTGACATGGAGGTCCGTACAAGGACAGCGCAAACATGGACGTCCTCGTATGATTTGGCGCCACATTTTAATGGAAGACCTTAGAGCAGGTAGGAAGAGGCTTCATGCATTGCCAgtgatattgttttttttgagACAGAGCTTGCCGCCCAAGGCACCGAGTCAATGACATAGACGCTTGACCCAGGTGAGAGGAATGGAGACAGTTGCCTAAACTTGTGTGCtgccccaacagttcaacagacAAAGGGACTGAACTCAACTTTTCATGAATAAGCAAAATGTCATGTTTCCTAATATATTGTAGCTCTATGTACACTGatacaattcacaaacaaaatgttacaaaaaatgaaatgtaggcGAGGAATGATAAGAACTTgtatacatttagttttaaaaaatatatcctGATCATTTTCAGTGAAACTGCCGTTATAATACTGGACTGGGACTAGAGTAtgagaaatgttttaaaagtaaacaaGTTATCCTTTTTTAACGACTAAAACATaagaacaaagaaatattttccagATTTAAAAGTTTTCATTGAATATAAAGTTTTTGTcgatgaaatattttaaaagcacCAGCTCCAGTAAAATCATGGAAATGATAAGTTTTCCCGAACATGGGAGATCGGTAAGTAATGTCTGTCATAGAGGTAAGTCTATTTGATGAAGTATGTTTGTTCCCTTGCTATGTGAAGCACAAGAGAAACAAAACTGAAGGCAAACATAACATCATTACTAGCGAGAAAGCAGAGACGCCTCGGAATGTGCTCGTAGATTTGTTGCCCATTCGACGGGTCGTCACATGCTTTGTGGAGGTCAAGGTGACCGTGGATGTTGTCACTTCCTCTGCAAAGATGGCCACAGTCAGGTTTTGATTCAGTGAGGCGCAGAGCCCAATGGAACTTCTGCCACACAAGCTTGAATTACTGTAAGTAGCCTGGATTAAAGTTTTCCCACTACCACACCCTGCTGGCTTGGGTGCCCTGGTGCAGTTAAACCTTGAGTAGTAGCCGAAGCAGTTGTAAGAGTCTGTGAAGAGAGATTGGTCCAGCTTTTCTCTGGAGAAGGAGATTGTCTTCAAGGCGTAGTAAGTTGCTGAGTCTGCGATCTCCATCTCGTAGTAGTAGGTGCTGTTGTCACATAACTTCAAATAAAATCTGTTGAAAGAGTAATGCCTTCATTAATTAATGCCTTCAAAGTTTTCAGTTCAAAGGGACGGAACTCAAACACGAGTAAAGCAATTCAACGTCTGTGTTTACtgttagtttgtgtgtgtgggggggggggcagtttcGCTgttgctgagtggtaaaacgctaGGCTTCCGAACTTAGGGTTTGCTGTTGGTTGGTCTTTGGTTTATAGCTCCAAACCgattgttatggagtgtatgtgtgtttcctaagtaagtaagtaagtttccctttcagaccttgtggtctatagggcagatgatgtaaaggtcatctgttttttgtggcctacggtaaacgagggtgtcatgtggccagcacaacgaccaaccgcctttacttttccccaactaatgtcaggttctcattagagctgggtggactcagaggaacccgaagatcccgaaattaaaaatcccagtcgtcaCCAGGATTCTTACTCCCGACCTCGGTTTAGAAGtctagcgctttaccgctcagccaccgcgcctcctgtgtgtttcctaggtgaTGGTGAAGAGAGGTCAAGCGAATGGTTTGAGGCTATGTTGTGACGATGACGAAATCACAAAAGGGTCTTTCTAGTTTTTACTAGTAGCTTCATTGTCTCTAAGTAAAACCTTCCCATagttacgaaaaaaaaaaaactaattcctaatcgcgGCATAGCAGTGGGTAGTTAACCTCAGTAGtggaaagtaaaagcagttggtcattgtgctggccacttaacaccctcgttaaaccgACGGCTTAGATagagatgaactttacatcatctgctcaatAGATCGTTTGGTCTGAAATAGTACTTCTTGGTCAGACGGTTGGTTA of the Biomphalaria glabrata chromosome 11, xgBioGlab47.1, whole genome shotgun sequence genome contains:
- the LOC106062569 gene encoding uncharacterized protein LOC106062569; its protein translation is MKMSYSTVVTLGLLLCTGTLHFDVAVGITVNNYVLSFTTTNNGVQTSRQINFNENDYIDSFYLKLCDNSTYYYEMEIADSATYYALKTISFSREKLDQSLFTDSYNCFGYYSRFNCTRAPKPAGCGSGKTLIQATYSNSSLCGRSSIGLCASLNQNLTVAIFAEEVTTSTVTLTSTKHVTTRRMGNKSTSTFRGVSAFSLVMMLCLPSVLFLLCFT